Proteins encoded within one genomic window of Bacillus sp. 1NLA3E:
- the glcT gene encoding glucose PTS transporter transcription antiterminator GlcT, translating into MRVEVEKILNNNVLIAKHSSHGEVVVIGKGVGFNRKTGEPIDTNSVEKLFVLQNEKEREDYIKLLPFVDNEMHEVIISSIDLIKDKASAPLNEHIHVALTDHLMFTFNRISSGMEIRNPFLVETKTLYPFEYGIAQEVVNLIANKTGVRLPEGEMGFIALHIHSSVMNRDLSEVNHDSQLVTRLINMIEEQLKIKIDKDTIDYTRLVRHLRYTIERVKNGERVEEPEKISSLLKEEYPVCYNLSWKLIKIMQQALFMPVFDAEAVYLTMHLQRLQKKIK; encoded by the coding sequence ATGAGGGTAGAAGTAGAAAAAATTCTAAATAATAACGTTCTTATTGCGAAGCATTCTTCCCATGGTGAAGTGGTTGTCATTGGTAAAGGTGTTGGCTTTAATCGCAAAACTGGTGAGCCGATTGATACCAACTCTGTAGAGAAACTTTTTGTTTTACAAAATGAAAAAGAGCGGGAGGATTATATAAAACTTCTACCTTTTGTCGATAACGAAATGCATGAAGTGATAATTTCCTCCATTGATTTAATTAAGGATAAAGCAAGCGCACCGCTAAATGAACATATACATGTCGCGTTAACGGATCATCTTATGTTTACCTTTAATCGGATTTCTAGCGGAATGGAGATCAGAAACCCTTTTCTAGTTGAAACGAAAACGTTGTACCCTTTTGAATATGGAATTGCCCAAGAAGTGGTTAATCTGATTGCAAATAAAACGGGTGTCCGTTTGCCTGAAGGAGAAATGGGTTTTATTGCCCTGCATATCCACAGCTCCGTCATGAATAGAGATCTTTCGGAAGTAAACCATGACTCTCAATTAGTAACAAGATTAATTAACATGATTGAAGAGCAATTAAAAATAAAAATCGATAAAGATACCATTGATTATACAAGGCTTGTTCGGCATCTCCGCTACACGATCGAACGTGTTAAAAACGGAGAGCGTGTTGAAGAACCAGAAAAAATTTCTTCCCTCTTGAAAGAAGAGTATCCTGTGTGCTATAATTTATCATGGAAACTCATTAAGATTATGCAACAAGCATTGTTTATGCCAGTTTTTGATGCGGAAGCAGTTTATCTAACGATGCATCTTCAACGGCTCCAAAAGAAAATTAAATAA
- a CDS encoding L-lactate dehydrogenase → MKRNKLVVVGVGHVGSYVLADAMKLGLFAEIAVIDLDKNVAYGEALDQEHATALTYMSNTTVHAGDYSECRNADVIICAAGPSVIKSNEDTMPDRVQLAVINSEVIREVMTGITKYTKDAIIIFITNPLDTMVYIAENEFGYPKGRIFGTGTMLDSARLRKIIATNFDIDPKSVTGYMMGEHGHTAFPVLSRLNVQGVGEKELDQVFQGNEPLSRDHIKKQVVQTAFDVLNGKGWTNAGVAQAAVTLAKAVMLDERSVYPVSTTLHGQYGYDWDVALSMPCVIGRNGVEKQVEIALDTQELEWLHQSAEYIRETMKVAKTGRIHNLKF, encoded by the coding sequence ATGAAAAGAAATAAGTTAGTTGTTGTAGGTGTAGGCCATGTTGGCTCTTATGTTCTTGCTGATGCCATGAAGTTAGGACTTTTTGCGGAAATAGCTGTCATTGATTTAGATAAGAATGTTGCTTATGGCGAAGCTCTTGACCAAGAACATGCAACCGCTCTTACATATATGTCAAATACAACGGTCCATGCTGGAGATTATTCCGAATGTAGGAATGCAGATGTGATTATCTGCGCTGCTGGTCCCAGCGTTATAAAAAGTAATGAAGATACGATGCCTGACAGGGTACAATTAGCTGTTATCAATTCAGAGGTAATTCGTGAAGTGATGACTGGAATTACGAAATATACAAAAGATGCAATCATTATTTTCATAACAAATCCGTTAGATACTATGGTGTACATAGCAGAAAATGAATTTGGCTATCCGAAGGGACGCATATTCGGAACCGGAACGATGCTAGATTCTGCAAGACTTCGAAAAATCATTGCTACTAATTTTGACATCGATCCAAAAAGTGTAACAGGTTATATGATGGGCGAACACGGACATACAGCTTTCCCCGTATTAAGCCGCTTAAATGTGCAGGGGGTTGGTGAAAAAGAATTAGACCAAGTTTTTCAAGGAAATGAACCACTAAGTAGGGACCACATAAAAAAACAAGTTGTACAGACAGCATTTGATGTGTTAAATGGGAAAGGTTGGACGAATGCAGGTGTTGCACAAGCTGCTGTTACACTAGCAAAGGCTGTAATGCTGGATGAACGTAGTGTTTATCCGGTGTCCACAACATTACACGGACAATATGGTTACGATTGGGATGTTGCATTAAGTATGCCATGTGTCATTGGGAGAAATGGCGTAGAAAAACAAGTAGAAATTGCCCTCGACACCCAAGAACTTGAATGGCTCCATCAATCAGCGGAATATATTAGAGAAACGATGAAAGTGGCAAAGACAGGTAGAATTCATAATCTGAAATTCTAG
- a CDS encoding YciI family protein, with amino-acid sequence MNKYLFITTRTENFDPEQIPAHYEYLNRLKKENRLEMYGPFSDASGGAYLIRAGSLEEAKRIGHADPIIKTGSSTIVVKEWMTK; translated from the coding sequence TTGAACAAGTACCTATTTATTACGACTAGAACAGAAAATTTCGACCCAGAGCAGATTCCTGCCCACTATGAATATCTTAATCGCTTAAAAAAAGAAAATAGATTAGAAATGTACGGTCCTTTCAGTGATGCCTCCGGTGGCGCCTATCTTATCCGTGCTGGGTCATTAGAAGAAGCGAAGAGAATAGGACATGCAGATCCAATTATAAAAACCGGTTCCTCAACGATTGTTGTGAAAGAGTGGATGACGAAATAA
- a CDS encoding DUF58 domain-containing protein: MKKMWIQVKKIWKLLLLILLIIITFSYAMFQGGFVSWFLLFSFLPFAIYAMAIACYPQGDILASRIFSKKEFTFGETLEIKVTLSRKHSFPLFFLIVEDCLPSSLTQPNSGEKQKVILFPIFIKQLSFSYSLYELTRGEHLFKSIRVKTGDLFGLIEKEVILSVNDKIIVYPKYEELIYRPIRTDFDHGLAVTKEQFQRDTTMATGVRNYQHGDRFSWINWKVSAKKNEMMVKEFEQRQSHDVVIIIDCAPDQHFEIIISFTASLIRSILRKGVQVGMFAFTKERVEIPIRGGEAHLQQLFYLLAIMKDDSPVPLDRVVESERFPIHGNGSIILITAQLSKSLIENVSLHAQRESSCLIFFLKGENEAANNHERILTAMAAARGVKVVMIHEHHFSNALLEVGRG; this comes from the coding sequence ATGAAAAAGATGTGGATACAAGTTAAAAAGATTTGGAAACTATTGCTCTTGATCCTACTGATTATCATTACATTCTCTTACGCCATGTTTCAAGGTGGCTTTGTCAGCTGGTTTTTATTGTTCAGTTTTTTACCCTTTGCCATTTATGCGATGGCTATTGCATGCTACCCCCAAGGAGATATTCTTGCCAGCAGGATTTTTTCTAAAAAAGAATTTACTTTCGGTGAAACTTTAGAAATAAAGGTCACTCTTTCTCGTAAACACTCCTTTCCGTTATTTTTTCTGATAGTCGAAGATTGTCTGCCTAGTTCACTCACCCAGCCCAATTCAGGGGAAAAGCAGAAAGTGATCTTATTCCCTATCTTTATAAAGCAATTATCCTTTTCCTATTCATTATATGAGCTAACACGCGGTGAACACCTATTTAAGTCCATTCGTGTCAAAACCGGGGACTTGTTTGGTTTAATTGAAAAAGAAGTCATTCTTTCTGTTAACGATAAAATCATCGTCTATCCTAAATATGAAGAATTGATTTATCGCCCAATTCGAACTGATTTTGACCACGGCTTGGCTGTGACGAAGGAACAATTTCAAAGGGACACAACGATGGCAACCGGAGTGCGGAACTATCAGCATGGTGACCGCTTCTCTTGGATTAACTGGAAGGTCAGTGCAAAGAAAAATGAGATGATGGTAAAGGAATTTGAACAACGGCAGTCCCATGATGTAGTTATTATCATTGATTGTGCTCCTGATCAGCACTTTGAAATAATCATTTCTTTCACGGCCTCATTGATTAGGTCTATTTTACGTAAAGGTGTACAAGTAGGAATGTTTGCTTTTACAAAGGAACGGGTGGAAATCCCTATTCGTGGCGGCGAAGCTCATTTGCAACAGCTATTTTATTTGCTTGCCATAATGAAAGATGACAGTCCAGTTCCACTTGATCGAGTGGTTGAATCGGAGCGGTTTCCCATTCATGGAAATGGCTCGATTATCCTCATAACCGCTCAATTGTCAAAATCACTCATTGAAAATGTAAGCTTGCATGCTCAGCGGGAAAGCTCTTGTCTCATTTTTTTTCTAAAAGGAGAAAATGAAGCTGCTAACAACCATGAACGAATTTTGACAGCAATGGCTGCAGCAAGAGGGGTTAAAGTGGTGATGATTCATGAGCACCATTTTTCCAATGCATTGCTGGAGGTGGGAAGAGGATGA
- a CDS encoding transglutaminase TgpA family protein yields the protein MTSYTGKKDFVTFLFYVLGFLFLWEWIRPLEKLTDTGNIGLFISFVAITLFLSFLKIRIWLRFFIKSVYILVALHYLYFDDPLFTFSWLIPFITDLFENIHLVSKADWQDLTNIFRSLLFFILLWIMCYLIRYWLFIKRNIIIFFLMTIIYVTVLDTFTPYRADWAIVRTVLLGFVMMGMLTFYRLLEKEGGKKEGPVTRKWMIPLLVLIALSVAIGFAVPKPNPIWPDPVPFLKSYSQKSAGIKHIGYRSDDSKLGGPFIGDHQVVFQAEVDSRHYWKVETKDVYTGKGWVASTTDSNSAVLPFTQTDIVPLQSFSKEVEVSEESATIINAEPLSYIVYPLGVKGIIANSSVSFEMNPVTEKINLIGGSNKVSLKQYTLSYDIPVFSVKALMGAVEMSPDIMNRYTQLPGSLPTRVGDLAKEITAGKETWFDKARALENYFNQSEYSYDKVDVLEPGIDDDYVDQFLFESKRGYCDNFSTSMVVMLRTLGIPSRWVKGYTEGEYQGLGEDSKKIFEITNDNAHSWVEVYFPNVGWVPFEPTKGVSNNTQFNFNNDQANQNANVTEPVKEKEKVSKPVKKEKSTTERNVGVWVEDFWTGLKDYIAKRAKWIMLDCTFLVVGILVIYKNRASWLPRIYIWRYKRRSDSDEHFPEAYVALLKQLERQGLIRKENQTLRDYAQYVDRYFSSNEMGKLTSCYEHYMYSGKLPKGSWKELRESWEKLIKRTIA from the coding sequence ATGACTTCCTATACTGGAAAGAAAGATTTTGTAACGTTCCTGTTCTATGTTCTTGGATTCCTGTTTCTGTGGGAGTGGATAAGACCGCTAGAAAAGCTGACTGATACGGGAAATATCGGTCTTTTCATCAGCTTTGTCGCCATCACTTTGTTTTTATCATTTTTAAAAATCCGCATATGGTTAAGGTTTTTTATTAAAAGTGTGTATATATTGGTAGCTCTTCATTATTTATACTTTGACGACCCACTTTTCACGTTTTCATGGCTTATTCCCTTCATCACAGACCTTTTTGAAAATATTCATTTGGTCTCAAAGGCTGATTGGCAAGACCTAACAAATATCTTTCGCAGCCTACTCTTTTTTATTTTACTGTGGATCATGTGCTATTTGATTAGATATTGGCTATTCATAAAAAGAAATATCATTATTTTTTTCTTGATGACGATCATCTATGTTACAGTTCTAGACACTTTTACTCCCTATCGCGCAGATTGGGCGATTGTAAGAACAGTTCTTTTGGGTTTTGTGATGATGGGGATGCTGACTTTTTACCGTCTGTTAGAAAAAGAAGGGGGTAAAAAGGAGGGGCCGGTCACCCGAAAATGGATGATTCCACTACTTGTGTTGATTGCATTGAGTGTTGCCATCGGGTTTGCTGTACCAAAGCCAAATCCAATTTGGCCAGATCCGGTTCCATTCCTTAAATCGTATTCTCAGAAAAGTGCTGGAATTAAGCACATTGGTTACAGATCCGATGATTCGAAGCTTGGCGGACCATTTATTGGTGATCATCAAGTTGTGTTTCAAGCGGAAGTGGATTCACGTCACTATTGGAAGGTGGAAACAAAGGATGTGTATACAGGAAAGGGTTGGGTGGCCTCTACAACAGATAGTAATAGTGCGGTGCTACCTTTCACTCAAACTGATATCGTCCCTTTGCAGTCTTTTTCAAAAGAAGTAGAAGTTAGTGAGGAATCGGCAACAATCATCAATGCCGAGCCTCTTTCATACATTGTTTACCCCTTGGGAGTTAAGGGGATTATCGCAAATTCAAGCGTTTCATTTGAAATGAACCCAGTCACGGAAAAAATCAATTTAATCGGGGGAAGCAATAAAGTATCGCTTAAACAGTATACTCTGTCATATGATATACCTGTATTTAGTGTCAAAGCATTAATGGGAGCTGTGGAAATGAGCCCGGATATTATGAATCGTTATACTCAACTTCCTGGATCATTACCAACAAGGGTTGGCGATCTTGCCAAAGAAATTACAGCTGGAAAAGAGACGTGGTTTGATAAAGCTCGAGCTTTAGAAAATTACTTTAATCAGTCTGAATACTCCTATGACAAAGTCGATGTATTGGAACCTGGGATTGATGACGATTATGTTGATCAGTTTTTATTTGAGTCAAAACGGGGGTATTGTGATAATTTTTCTACCTCAATGGTTGTCATGTTAAGGACACTAGGAATTCCTTCACGGTGGGTAAAGGGTTATACCGAGGGGGAATATCAAGGGCTAGGAGAGGACAGTAAAAAGATCTTTGAGATTACCAATGACAATGCTCATTCATGGGTAGAGGTATATTTTCCTAATGTCGGCTGGGTACCGTTTGAGCCAACCAAGGGTGTTTCAAATAATACCCAATTTAATTTTAATAATGATCAGGCAAATCAGAATGCAAATGTCACAGAACCAGTAAAGGAAAAAGAGAAAGTATCGAAACCTGTTAAAAAGGAAAAGAGTACAACTGAAAGAAATGTTGGCGTTTGGGTAGAAGACTTTTGGACAGGGTTAAAGGACTATATTGCAAAAAGAGCTAAATGGATTATGCTTGACTGTACTTTCCTTGTAGTGGGGATTTTAGTAATCTATAAAAATCGGGCTAGTTGGCTACCTCGTATTTATATTTGGAGATATAAGCGAAGGAGCGATTCTGATGAGCATTTCCCCGAAGCCTATGTAGCTCTGTTAAAGCAGCTTGAGCGGCAAGGCTTGATCCGGAAGGAAAATCAAACATTACGTGACTATGCTCAATACGTTGATCGCTATTTTTCATCGAATGAGATGGGTAAGCTAACCTCGTGTTATGAGCACTATATGTATAGTGGAAAACTCCCGAAAGGCAGTTGGAAGGAGTTAAGGGAATCGTGGGAAAAATTAATTAAAAGGACAATTGCTTGA
- a CDS encoding AAA family ATPase, translated as MEYDQMNPTINRIIENIEKVIIGKRNEAELSIVALLAAGHVLLEDVPGVGKTMMVRALAKSIGASFNRIQFTPDLLPSDVTGISMYDPKEMDFHFRPGPLMGNIILADEINRTSPKTQSALLEAMEESSITIDGITHTLEQPFFVMATQNSIEYEGTYPLPEAQLDRFLLKMKMGYPAIAEEMEVLNRAQKNPPIQELEPVIRLEELRDLQSKIKEVYVDDFIKRYIVTIADRTRAHASVYLGVSPRGSIALMKAAQAYAFMNGRDFAIPDDVQYLAPFVFAHRMILKSEAKFEGLSAEEIINRVIARIPVPIQRFV; from the coding sequence ATGGAATATGATCAAATGAATCCGACGATTAACAGGATTATCGAAAATATTGAGAAGGTGATAATTGGTAAACGAAATGAAGCCGAGTTAAGTATTGTCGCTTTATTAGCGGCGGGACATGTTTTATTAGAAGATGTTCCAGGTGTCGGTAAAACGATGATGGTTCGGGCATTGGCTAAGTCAATCGGTGCCTCCTTTAATCGTATTCAGTTTACTCCTGATTTACTTCCTTCAGATGTAACGGGGATTTCAATGTATGATCCGAAAGAAATGGATTTCCATTTTCGGCCGGGCCCACTGATGGGGAACATCATTTTGGCAGATGAAATAAACCGCACTTCACCTAAAACTCAGTCTGCCCTATTAGAAGCAATGGAAGAGAGCAGCATAACAATAGATGGAATAACCCATACACTTGAACAACCTTTCTTTGTCATGGCCACCCAAAATTCCATTGAATATGAAGGGACCTATCCGCTTCCGGAAGCCCAACTTGATCGATTTTTATTAAAAATGAAAATGGGTTACCCAGCCATTGCTGAAGAAATGGAAGTGCTTAACCGAGCGCAAAAGAATCCGCCCATTCAAGAATTGGAGCCAGTGATTCGCTTAGAGGAACTTCGGGATCTCCAGTCAAAAATAAAAGAAGTGTACGTTGACGATTTCATTAAGCGATACATCGTGACTATAGCAGATCGAACAAGGGCACATGCCAGTGTTTATTTAGGCGTAAGTCCAAGGGGGTCGATTGCTTTAATGAAAGCAGCACAAGCATATGCATTTATGAACGGAAGGGACTTTGCTATCCCAGATGATGTTCAATATTTAGCGCCATTTGTATTCGCGCACCGAATGATCTTAAAATCAGAGGCGAAATTTGAAGGATTATCTGCTGAAGAAATCATCAACCGTGTTATCGCAAGAATTCCGGTACCGATTCAAAGGTTTGTGTGA
- a CDS encoding alpha/beta fold hydrolase has product MDSNSKYLNVKGISTHYHESGQGETVLLIHGSGPGVTARANWRLIIPKLSENFRVFAPDIVGFGNTEKPDHIEYGVETWTEHLINFIEEIGQNRVHIIGNSLGGALALHIANKRPDLVGKMVLMGAAGVSFPITYGLDKVWGYQPSIENMKRLLEIFAYNQEFATDELAELRYKASIEPGLQETFSNMFAEPRQEKLDQLALPEEQIKQINHPVLMIHGRDDIVIPYKETSLRLLELLPNSELHIFSRCGHWTQIEKKDEFGQLCENFFLRK; this is encoded by the coding sequence TTGGATTCAAATTCTAAATATCTAAATGTAAAAGGTATATCAACTCATTATCACGAAAGTGGACAAGGTGAAACTGTATTATTGATTCATGGTTCAGGACCAGGAGTGACAGCAAGGGCGAATTGGAGATTAATTATCCCGAAATTATCGGAAAATTTCCGTGTGTTTGCACCTGATATTGTTGGGTTTGGTAATACAGAGAAACCTGATCATATTGAATATGGTGTTGAAACTTGGACTGAACACTTAATTAATTTTATTGAAGAAATTGGCCAAAATCGCGTTCACATTATAGGGAACTCTCTAGGTGGGGCACTAGCACTGCACATTGCTAATAAAAGACCCGATTTGGTTGGAAAAATGGTATTAATGGGTGCTGCTGGGGTATCATTTCCAATAACGTATGGTTTAGATAAGGTATGGGGTTATCAACCTAGTATTGAGAATATGAAAAGACTTTTAGAGATCTTTGCCTATAATCAAGAATTTGCAACAGATGAGTTGGCAGAATTGCGTTATAAAGCAAGCATTGAACCGGGACTTCAAGAAACATTTTCTAACATGTTTGCTGAGCCTAGACAGGAAAAACTTGATCAATTAGCATTACCAGAGGAACAAATCAAACAAATTAATCACCCCGTATTAATGATTCATGGTAGAGATGATATCGTTATTCCATATAAAGAAACGAGTTTAAGATTATTAGAGTTACTTCCAAATTCGGAGTTACATATTTTTTCAAGATGTGGTCATTGGACTCAAATTGAGAAAAAAGATGAATTTGGCCAATTATGTGAGAACTTCTTCCTCCGTAAATAA
- the guaA gene encoding glutamine-hydrolyzing GMP synthase: protein MTGKTEFQNQEKIIVLDFGSQYNQLITRRIREFGVYSELHPHTITAEEIMQLNPKGIIFSGGPNSVYDENSFRCDEKIFELGLPILGICYGMQLMTVHFDGKVEQANQREYGKAEIKVENQTRLFTDLPAEQVVWMSHGDLVTEAPAGFTVDATSPGCPITSMSDEERNLYAVQFHPEVRHSIYGNELLKNFVFGVCGCSDNWSMGNFIDVEMAKIRELVGDKQVLCALSGGVDSSVVAVLIHKAIGDQLTCIFVDHGLLRKGEADSVMKTFAEGFHMNVIKVDARDRFMSKLEGVSDPEQKRKIIGNEFIYVFDDEATKLKGIDFLAQGTLYTDIIESGTATAQTIKSHHNVGGLPEDMQFTLIEPLNTLFKDEVRALGTELGIPDEIVWRQPFPGPGLGIRVLGAISEDKLEIVRESDAILREEVKNFGLERDIWQYFTVLPDIRSVGVMGDARTYDYTIGIRAVTSIDGMTSDWARIPWEVLETISTRIVNEVAHVNRVVYDITSKPPATIEWE from the coding sequence GTGACAGGAAAAACGGAGTTTCAAAATCAAGAAAAAATCATCGTACTCGATTTCGGAAGCCAGTACAATCAGCTAATTACCCGTCGTATTCGGGAATTTGGTGTGTATAGTGAATTACACCCACACACGATTACAGCTGAAGAAATTATGCAATTGAACCCAAAGGGCATTATTTTTTCTGGAGGACCAAACAGTGTTTATGATGAAAACTCATTTCGCTGTGATGAAAAGATTTTTGAATTAGGGTTGCCAATCCTTGGGATTTGTTATGGCATGCAATTAATGACTGTCCATTTTGATGGAAAAGTGGAACAAGCAAATCAACGGGAATATGGAAAAGCGGAAATTAAGGTGGAGAATCAAACTCGACTGTTTACGGATTTACCAGCAGAGCAAGTTGTGTGGATGAGCCACGGTGATTTAGTAACTGAAGCACCAGCTGGTTTCACGGTTGATGCAACTAGTCCAGGTTGCCCAATAACTTCCATGAGTGATGAAGAGCGGAATTTATACGCTGTTCAGTTCCACCCTGAAGTTCGTCATTCTATTTATGGCAATGAATTGCTTAAGAATTTTGTTTTTGGTGTTTGTGGATGTAGTGATAATTGGTCAATGGGAAATTTCATTGATGTAGAAATGGCCAAAATCCGTGAATTGGTTGGCGATAAGCAAGTTCTTTGCGCATTAAGTGGTGGCGTGGATTCTTCGGTTGTGGCCGTTCTGATTCACAAAGCGATCGGCGATCAATTAACTTGTATTTTCGTGGATCACGGTTTATTACGTAAAGGCGAAGCTGACAGCGTAATGAAGACCTTTGCTGAAGGTTTCCACATGAATGTTATTAAAGTAGATGCAAGAGATCGCTTTATGTCAAAATTAGAAGGCGTTTCTGATCCAGAACAAAAGCGGAAAATCATCGGCAATGAGTTTATCTATGTATTTGATGATGAAGCAACAAAGCTTAAAGGGATCGATTTCTTAGCGCAAGGAACGTTATATACAGACATTATCGAAAGTGGTACTGCTACAGCACAAACAATTAAGTCCCATCACAATGTGGGCGGACTACCTGAAGATATGCAATTTACCTTAATCGAGCCTCTTAATACACTTTTCAAAGATGAGGTTCGTGCACTTGGAACAGAGCTTGGTATCCCGGATGAGATTGTGTGGAGACAGCCATTCCCAGGTCCAGGATTAGGAATTCGTGTTCTTGGTGCAATTTCCGAAGATAAATTGGAGATTGTTCGTGAATCGGACGCCATTTTACGCGAAGAAGTTAAGAATTTCGGATTAGAACGTGATATTTGGCAGTACTTTACTGTCCTACCAGATATTCGTAGTGTAGGTGTAATGGGAGATGCCAGAACCTATGACTATACGATTGGAATCCGCGCTGTCACTTCGATTGATGGGATGACATCCGATTGGGCTCGTATTCCATGGGAAGTACTTGAAACGATTTCTACCAGAATTGTTAATGAAGTTGCCCATGTAAATCGAGTCGTTTATGATATTACGAGCAAACCACCTGCAACCATTGAATGGGAGTAA
- a CDS encoding DUF2179 domain-containing protein has translation MLNILLIFALQLLYVPVLTLRTIFLVKNMSVAASSFGVLEALIYVFGLSLIFSDHQSIAEMVVYAVGFGVGLYIGTRIENKLAIGYTCVFITLQDMNEELLILLRERGFGVTVFKGMGRDGKRYRLEILSKRNRENELMTLIEEHEQNAFIISYEPRRFKGGFLAKFEKNEKL, from the coding sequence ATGTTAAACATACTGTTAATTTTTGCACTCCAATTACTATATGTTCCAGTATTAACACTTCGAACGATCTTTCTAGTAAAAAATATGAGTGTAGCTGCATCGTCGTTTGGAGTATTAGAAGCATTAATCTATGTCTTCGGTCTTTCATTAATTTTTTCAGATCATCAAAGTATCGCAGAAATGGTCGTTTATGCTGTCGGTTTTGGAGTAGGATTATACATTGGTACACGTATTGAAAATAAATTAGCCATTGGCTATACTTGTGTATTTATTACTTTACAAGATATGAATGAGGAACTTCTTATTTTATTAAGAGAAAGAGGATTCGGGGTTACTGTATTTAAAGGAATGGGTAGAGATGGAAAAAGATACCGATTAGAAATACTCTCCAAACGGAACAGGGAAAATGAATTGATGACATTAATCGAAGAACATGAACAAAATGCCTTTATTATATCCTATGAACCACGAAGATTTAAAGGTGGTTTCCTGGCGAAATTTGAAAAAAATGAAAAGCTTTAA
- a CDS encoding NCS2 family permease, whose translation MKKFFQFEELGTTYRREILGGLTTFLAMAYILVVNPLTLTLADVPDLPDALRMDHGAVFVATALAAAVGSIIMGLLGKFPIALAPGMGLNAFFAYTVVLGGGVPWQHALGAVLISSVFFLLLTLSGLREKIINAIPIELKHAVGAGIGLFITFIGLKNAGIIVNNDATLVGLGDLTNGNTLLAIFGIVITVIFMTKKISGGVFYGMIITAIVGMIFNLIKVPDKVVDTIPSIKPTFGAVFSSFGDSSFYTSSMLVVILTFLFVDFFDNAGTLVAVANQAGLMKDNKLPNAGRALFADSIASLVGSIFGTSTTTSYIESSAGVAAGARTGFASLVTAVMFILSLFFFPLLSVITAPVTSAALVIVGVLMVSSLSNIEWSRFEIAVPAFLTMIAMPLSYSIATGIAIGFIFYPITMIVSGRRKEVHPIMYVFFAIFVLYFIFLK comes from the coding sequence ATGAAAAAGTTTTTTCAGTTTGAAGAGCTTGGTACAACTTATCGTCGTGAAATTTTAGGTGGACTCACAACATTTTTAGCAATGGCCTATATTTTGGTTGTTAATCCATTAACATTAACACTAGCGGATGTTCCTGATTTACCAGATGCATTAAGAATGGATCATGGAGCAGTCTTTGTAGCAACAGCACTTGCTGCAGCAGTAGGTTCTATCATCATGGGTCTTTTAGGGAAATTTCCAATTGCTCTCGCACCTGGGATGGGATTAAATGCATTTTTCGCATATACAGTAGTTCTTGGTGGAGGAGTCCCTTGGCAACATGCACTTGGAGCAGTTCTTATATCCAGTGTTTTCTTCTTACTTTTAACACTATCAGGTCTTCGTGAAAAAATTATCAATGCGATTCCAATCGAATTAAAGCATGCGGTTGGTGCAGGGATTGGATTGTTCATTACATTTATCGGTCTTAAAAACGCAGGAATCATCGTAAATAACGATGCAACTCTTGTTGGCTTAGGTGATTTAACAAACGGAAATACATTACTAGCTATTTTTGGGATTGTTATTACAGTTATCTTTATGACAAAGAAGATTAGTGGCGGCGTGTTCTACGGTATGATCATTACAGCTATTGTCGGCATGATTTTCAACTTAATTAAGGTTCCTGATAAAGTAGTAGATACGATTCCTAGTATTAAACCAACATTTGGAGCTGTTTTTAGCTCATTTGGAGATAGTTCATTTTATACATCAAGTATGTTAGTCGTTATCCTTACGTTTTTATTCGTTGACTTCTTCGATAATGCTGGCACGTTAGTAGCGGTTGCTAATCAAGCTGGATTGATGAAGGACAATAAGCTTCCAAATGCCGGAAGAGCCTTATTTGCAGATTCCATCGCTTCTCTTGTGGGTTCAATCTTTGGTACATCTACAACAACATCTTACATTGAATCATCAGCAGGGGTTGCAGCAGGAGCAAGAACTGGATTTGCATCACTTGTAACAGCCGTAATGTTTATCTTATCATTATTTTTCTTCCCATTATTATCAGTTATTACGGCTCCAGTAACTTCAGCAGCTTTAGTTATCGTCGGAGTACTGATGGTATCATCGCTTTCGAACATTGAATGGTCTCGCTTTGAAATTGCGGTTCCGGCTTTCTTAACGATGATTGCTATGCCGCTTTCATATAGTATTGCAACAGGTATTGCGATTGGATTTATCTTCTATCCAATCACAATGATCGTGAGTGGAAGAAGAAAAGAAGTACATCCAATCATGTATGTGTTCTTTGCAATCTTTGTTCTATACTTTATCTTCTTAAAATAA